In Leptospira sp. WS58.C1, a single genomic region encodes these proteins:
- a CDS encoding cytochrome c oxidase subunit 3 family protein, protein MSTANHTGGFHHAHHFDSAEHQYESSKQGIWLFLVTEILMFGGLFVGYSIYHSLYPQVFHAGSKQLSVVLGAVNTVVLLFSSFTMALGINYVQRGLKNKAIIALAVTIACAAIFMVVKFFEYTHKFHVGTVPGKYAYTEELNASGEKVTKVGALLAEANKLSVAEREHKLHLDETEYEHLTLLERTKNWPLFFGFYFVMSGIHGLHVLAGAFLIFWVLLKVIKNQVGPEYYTPVEGVGLFWHVVDLIWIYLFPLLYLVG, encoded by the coding sequence ATGAGTACCGCTAATCACACAGGTGGTTTTCATCACGCACATCATTTCGACAGCGCAGAACATCAATACGAGTCTTCTAAACAAGGGATCTGGTTATTCCTTGTTACGGAAATCCTAATGTTCGGTGGATTATTCGTAGGATATTCCATCTACCATTCTTTGTATCCTCAGGTTTTCCATGCGGGAAGTAAGCAACTTTCCGTTGTGTTAGGTGCGGTGAACACAGTAGTTCTTCTATTCAGCTCCTTCACTATGGCGCTCGGGATCAACTATGTGCAAAGAGGGCTGAAAAATAAGGCGATCATCGCTCTTGCGGTGACAATCGCTTGTGCGGCGATCTTCATGGTCGTAAAATTTTTCGAGTACACTCACAAGTTCCACGTAGGCACAGTTCCCGGTAAATACGCTTACACCGAAGAATTAAACGCTTCCGGTGAGAAGGTAACTAAAGTAGGTGCATTACTTGCAGAAGCTAACAAACTTAGCGTTGCAGAAAGAGAGCACAAACTTCATCTGGACGAAACTGAATACGAACATCTTACCCTTTTAGAAAGAACCAAAAATTGGCCTTTGTTCTTCGGATTCTATTTCGTAATGTCCGGGATCCACGGTTTGCACGTTCTTGCAGGTGCATTTCTTATCTTCTGGGTACTTTTGAAAGTGATCAAAAACCAAGTCGGTCCTGAATACTACACTCCTGTCGAAGGAGTCGGGCTTTTCTGGCACGTGGTCGACTTGATCTGGATTTACCTCTTCCCTCTTCTTTATTTAGTGGGATAA
- the ctaD gene encoding cytochrome c oxidase subunit I: protein MAHEQHNYLNHQKGIWSWLTTLDHKRIGIMYFIAIMSFFFLGGVFALLVRAELFTPGKTLFSADVYNRMMTYHGAIMVFMVIVPGIPAIFGNFVLPIMIGAKDVAFPRLNLMSWYMLMIGAAITGSTLFLENVDTGWTFYTPYSSIKTGMGVIPMVLGVFIIGFSSILTGLNFIVTTHKLRAPGMTMNRIPLMVWALYSTAILQVLATPVLAITLLLLIAEKTLGVGIFDPQLGGDPVLFQHFFWFYSHPAVYIMILPAMGVISELVATYSRKIIFGYTAIAYSSLAIAGVSFLVWGHHMFVSGQSEFAGVLFSFITMLVGVPTAIKLFNWIATMYKGSIRLDAPMLFAIGFMFLFTIGGLTGVYLASTGMDVHFHDTYFVVAHFHYVMVGGTLMALMGALIYWFPKVTGKIYSDLLGRISWVFIFSGFNVTFFPQFILGNMGMPRRYYDYLPTFTELNQMSTFGSWLIGTGFLVGLFGVFHALMKGKEAGNNPFGGKTLEWTIPSPPPHENFDKTPVLTGGPYEYR, encoded by the coding sequence ATGGCCCACGAGCAACATAATTACCTGAATCACCAGAAGGGGATTTGGTCCTGGCTTACGACCTTAGATCATAAGCGTATCGGGATCATGTATTTTATCGCGATCATGAGCTTCTTCTTTTTAGGAGGAGTTTTCGCTCTATTAGTTCGCGCAGAATTATTCACACCCGGAAAAACCCTTTTTTCCGCAGACGTTTACAATAGAATGATGACCTACCATGGAGCCATTATGGTGTTCATGGTAATCGTTCCAGGGATTCCTGCAATTTTCGGAAACTTCGTTCTTCCGATCATGATCGGAGCAAAAGACGTAGCTTTCCCAAGATTGAACTTGATGAGCTGGTATATGCTGATGATCGGTGCTGCGATCACCGGTTCCACTCTCTTCTTAGAAAACGTAGATACCGGTTGGACATTCTACACTCCTTATTCTTCCATTAAAACCGGAATGGGAGTGATCCCGATGGTTCTTGGAGTATTTATTATCGGATTCTCTTCAATCCTTACGGGTCTGAACTTCATTGTAACCACTCATAAGCTGAGAGCGCCTGGAATGACCATGAACAGAATTCCTCTCATGGTTTGGGCCCTTTACTCTACAGCGATCCTGCAAGTATTGGCAACTCCGGTTCTTGCGATCACTCTACTTCTGCTGATTGCGGAGAAAACTCTTGGAGTAGGGATTTTTGATCCTCAGTTGGGAGGAGATCCGGTGCTATTCCAGCACTTCTTCTGGTTCTATTCTCACCCTGCGGTTTATATCATGATCCTTCCTGCGATGGGAGTGATCTCCGAGTTGGTAGCGACTTATTCACGTAAGATCATCTTCGGATATACTGCAATCGCTTACTCTTCCTTAGCGATCGCCGGGGTTTCCTTCTTAGTTTGGGGACACCACATGTTCGTTTCCGGACAATCCGAGTTTGCCGGGGTTCTATTCTCCTTCATCACGATGTTAGTAGGAGTTCCTACAGCGATCAAATTGTTCAACTGGATCGCAACCATGTATAAAGGAAGTATTCGTTTGGATGCTCCGATGTTGTTCGCGATCGGGTTCATGTTCTTATTCACCATCGGTGGATTGACCGGAGTGTATCTGGCTTCTACCGGTATGGACGTTCACTTCCATGATACTTACTTCGTGGTAGCGCACTTCCACTATGTGATGGTTGGTGGAACTCTGATGGCTCTTATGGGAGCATTGATCTACTGGTTCCCTAAAGTGACCGGAAAAATTTATAGCGACTTACTCGGAAGAATTTCCTGGGTCTTTATTTTCTCCGGATTTAACGTAACCTTCTTCCCTCAATTCATTTTAGGAAATATGGGAATGCCTCGTAGATACTACGATTATCTTCCTACATTCACCGAGTTGAACCAAATGTCCACTTTTGGATCTTGGTTGATCGGAACAGGATTCTTGGTCGGACTTTTCGGAGTGTTTCATGCACTTATGAAAGGAAAAGAAGCAGGAAACAATCCTTTCGGAGGAAAAACTTTGGAATGGACCATTCCTTCTCCTCCTCCACACGAAAACTTTGACAAGACCCCAGTACTAACCGGAGGGCCATATGAGTACCGCTAA
- the coxB gene encoding cytochrome c oxidase subunit II — protein sequence MNWFSFITATSFMPVPATKESGDVDNLYIFLLVSGLISFIILIGGMVIFIFKYRRKTEDQKSAYITHNTLAEFLWSFIPFVIMMIIFAWGWSVFHDLRRVGEKGDVEVHVTARQWAWTFKYANDIEINSPSDKKLVENDPDSTLLKPEVVVVPVGKTIRFILTSDDVLHSFYVPAFRNKMDAVPGRRTTFTFTPIEKGDFTVFCTEYCGTKHSNMMATIRVVDGEQFALWQSEKLAGMAGASNKGPAERGEALFKGSLGCSGCHSIDGSRIVGPTFKGLYGNKRDFADGSSVVADDAYIKQSILVPTAKIVAGFPPAMSSFQGRIKEDEIKDIIEFIKTLK from the coding sequence ATGAACTGGTTCTCTTTTATTACGGCGACAAGCTTCATGCCGGTTCCAGCGACTAAAGAATCGGGAGATGTAGATAACCTCTATATCTTCCTTCTTGTTTCGGGCCTTATCTCTTTTATCATTCTCATTGGGGGAATGGTAATATTCATTTTCAAGTATAGAAGAAAAACGGAAGATCAGAAAAGTGCGTATATCACGCACAATACTCTTGCTGAGTTCCTTTGGTCATTCATACCTTTCGTGATCATGATGATCATCTTTGCTTGGGGATGGAGTGTATTTCATGATCTTCGCAGAGTCGGAGAGAAAGGTGATGTTGAAGTTCACGTGACGGCTCGTCAGTGGGCTTGGACTTTCAAATACGCAAATGATATCGAGATCAATAGCCCCAGCGACAAAAAGTTAGTGGAGAATGATCCGGACTCTACTCTTCTCAAACCTGAGGTCGTAGTGGTTCCGGTCGGTAAGACCATTCGTTTTATTCTTACTTCCGATGACGTTCTGCATAGCTTCTATGTTCCTGCATTCCGAAACAAAATGGATGCGGTTCCCGGCAGACGGACCACTTTCACTTTTACTCCGATCGAGAAAGGTGACTTCACGGTTTTCTGTACTGAGTATTGCGGAACAAAACACTCGAACATGATGGCTACGATCCGTGTGGTAGATGGGGAGCAATTCGCTCTTTGGCAGTCTGAAAAACTCGCCGGAATGGCTGGCGCTAGTAACAAAGGACCCGCGGAAAGAGGAGAAGCTCTTTTTAAAGGAAGCCTTGGATGTAGCGGATGTCACTCGATCGACGGATCCAGGATTGTTGGACCGACTTTCAAAGGTCTTTACGGTAATAAGAGAGACTTCGCAGACGGATCTTCCGTTGTTGCGGACGATGCTTATATCAAACAATCCATCCTTGTTCCGACTGCGAAAATCGTCGCTGGATTTCCTCCTGCAATGTCTTCTTTCCAAGGAAGGATCAAAGAGGACGAGATCAAGGACATCATCGAATTCATTAAGACGCTTAAATAG
- a CDS encoding SCO family protein, translated as MAAALILLLPFLSVLSFDTERELPAHAVPPELEGVGLEEKLGNYIDTNLSFVDEQGKQVRIGDYLKEGKPLLLTLVYYRCPTLCSLYLNEISTALKELNLEVGKEFNYVAVSFDPKEKPDLAKAKKEVYVKDYGRGDGSGWSFLTGNDPEIKALSSSLGFTYKWNPYNDQWVHVSVAYVITPDGQISRYLKGMPMDERTLRLSLVEAGNGKIGDLTDSVALFCFQFDPSKNRYTLYAFNIMRIGGFLTVLVLAAFLFRFWKKQNSSSTV; from the coding sequence ATAGCTGCGGCTTTAATACTTTTATTACCATTCCTATCCGTTTTATCCTTCGATACCGAGAGAGAGTTGCCTGCTCATGCGGTCCCACCCGAACTAGAAGGCGTTGGTCTGGAAGAAAAGTTAGGGAATTATATCGATACCAATCTATCTTTCGTGGATGAACAGGGAAAACAAGTCCGCATCGGCGATTACTTGAAAGAAGGAAAACCTCTTCTTCTTACCTTAGTTTATTATAGATGTCCCACACTCTGCAGTCTTTATTTAAACGAGATCTCAACCGCGCTCAAAGAATTAAATTTAGAAGTTGGAAAAGAATTCAATTACGTAGCGGTGAGTTTTGATCCGAAAGAAAAACCGGATCTGGCAAAAGCGAAAAAAGAAGTATATGTGAAAGATTATGGAAGAGGGGACGGTTCCGGCTGGAGTTTTTTAACCGGAAATGATCCAGAAATAAAGGCATTGTCTTCCAGCCTGGGTTTTACGTACAAATGGAATCCTTATAATGATCAATGGGTGCATGTTTCCGTAGCCTATGTGATCACCCCTGATGGACAAATTTCCAGGTATTTAAAAGGGATGCCAATGGATGAAAGGACCCTGAGATTATCTCTCGTAGAGGCAGGAAACGGTAAAATCGGCGATTTGACTGACAGTGTTGCCCTTTTTTGCTTCCAATTTGATCCATCCAAAAATAGGTATACATTATACGCATTCAATATCATGCGAATCGGCGGTTTTCTTACCGTCCTCGTTCTTGCAGCGTTCTTATTCCGCTTTTGGAAGAAACAAAACTCGTCTAGTACAGTATAA
- a CDS encoding COX15/CtaA family protein: MIASTYSHFRKFSLFLVIYSVLIFLNLLYGPLVRATDSGLACPDWPFCFGKIFPDFDFNIFMEVGHRYYSGFLGIVLIAGTIWTAIVPELRKPFLGYFILGILLIASQVTLGGLTVLLSLDPATVNLHLLNAILFLLCIVTATFKARNLTKFPNSNEFLTKESLLQKDQIPLLIGVLLIFFQIILGGRVSSNYAGLACLEFPTCNGEWIPSVPEPKIQIQVQHRLGAYLVAFYVLLINLYGIFKGFSEETKKYVKTAIVLLIIQIGLGVVNVYMKLPKLVTAAHTGVAILLFLSVYAVWVQRASELSKSKVS, encoded by the coding sequence ATGATCGCCTCTACTTATTCTCATTTTAGAAAGTTTTCTCTCTTTCTCGTCATTTATTCGGTTTTAATTTTTCTAAACTTGTTGTATGGTCCGCTTGTCCGAGCCACTGATTCCGGACTCGCATGCCCCGATTGGCCATTTTGTTTCGGTAAAATTTTTCCGGACTTCGATTTTAATATTTTTATGGAAGTCGGACATAGATATTATTCCGGATTTTTAGGAATTGTTCTTATCGCCGGCACGATCTGGACTGCAATCGTTCCCGAATTAAGGAAACCTTTCCTGGGCTATTTTATACTAGGGATCTTGTTGATTGCTTCTCAAGTAACCTTGGGCGGTTTGACTGTTCTTCTTTCCTTGGATCCTGCGACCGTAAATCTTCACTTATTGAATGCTATTCTGTTCTTACTTTGTATCGTTACAGCTACGTTCAAGGCTCGCAATCTTACAAAATTCCCAAATTCGAATGAATTTCTAACCAAAGAAAGTTTATTGCAAAAGGACCAGATCCCTCTATTGATCGGAGTTTTATTGATATTCTTCCAAATCATTTTGGGAGGAAGAGTAAGTTCCAACTACGCGGGTCTTGCTTGTTTGGAATTCCCGACCTGTAACGGAGAATGGATCCCTTCCGTTCCAGAACCTAAAATACAAATCCAAGTGCAACATCGATTGGGTGCATATCTAGTAGCATTTTACGTTCTTCTAATAAACCTTTATGGAATATTCAAGGGATTTTCGGAAGAGACCAAAAAATACGTGAAAACGGCGATCGTTCTTCTGATCATACAGATCGGCTTGGGAGTTGTAAACGTCTATATGAAACTCCCGAAATTAGTGACTGCTGCACATACCGGAGTGGCCATTCTTCTTTTCTTATCCGTTTATGCGGTTTGGGTCCAAAGAGCTTCCGAGCTTTCTAAGAGTAAGGTTTCTTAA
- the cyoE gene encoding heme o synthase yields the protein MNNFLSDWNQMIKPRVTSLVLATAVPGLYLGSSSAPSTLLVFMTMLGTFLMSSASFIFNQILEKDRDAKMKRTANRPIPAGRISGTQAWIVGFAMTFAAFGILYYFANLLTAICAFAALLAYVFLYTILLKPRTHQNIVIGGVAGCVGPLIGYAAVSNSLPLPAWILFLMIFLWTPAHFWALAIFLKEDYSDANFPMLPVVKGVKETGRSILFYTVLYVGSVIAFYWAEPSMGWLYMVSSVALSISILYLSVKLFQNPEPKFARGFFFFSILHLFLINILILIDHSIPA from the coding sequence ATGAATAATTTTCTTTCAGACTGGAATCAGATGATCAAACCTAGGGTTACTTCCCTAGTGTTAGCAACAGCTGTGCCTGGTCTATATCTTGGCTCTTCTTCGGCTCCGAGCACCCTTCTGGTTTTTATGACCATGCTTGGGACCTTTTTGATGTCTTCCGCATCTTTTATCTTCAACCAGATCTTGGAAAAAGATAGGGACGCTAAAATGAAACGGACTGCAAATCGTCCGATCCCTGCAGGAAGGATCAGCGGCACTCAAGCTTGGATCGTGGGATTCGCGATGACTTTTGCTGCGTTCGGGATCTTGTATTATTTTGCAAATCTTCTGACTGCGATATGCGCATTTGCGGCGCTTCTCGCTTATGTTTTTCTTTATACCATATTATTAAAACCCAGAACACATCAGAATATCGTAATAGGGGGAGTGGCTGGTTGTGTAGGACCTCTAATCGGTTATGCAGCCGTTAGTAATTCTTTACCTTTGCCGGCTTGGATCTTATTTCTAATGATCTTTCTTTGGACACCTGCTCACTTCTGGGCTCTTGCCATCTTTTTAAAAGAAGATTATAGCGACGCAAATTTTCCAATGCTACCGGTTGTAAAAGGTGTGAAGGAGACCGGACGCTCTATTCTGTTTTACACCGTTCTGTATGTCGGCTCCGTGATCGCGTTCTATTGGGCGGAACCTTCCATGGGTTGGTTGTATATGGTCTCTTCCGTGGCGCTGAGTATATCTATACTTTATCTTTCCGTAAAATTGTTCCAGAATCCTGAGCCTAAATTCGCCAGAGGATTTTTCTTTTTCAGCATTCTGCATTTATTTTTAATCAATATCTTGATCCTAATCGATCATTCCATCCCTGCCTAA
- a CDS encoding M48 family metallopeptidase, giving the protein MINLSYSVRPYVLKLLAVLGLVSLSGSPIFSQNKPGEFDAELYAQLVRQSNVQFTNLIKSKTVLTDHKGWKKPIDKAFGKLSKNSGNPPFPLVYKIVKEGSFNAFAMAGGQFCIHSGALDSLDEIIKQKEADAAQKLDFHRERYIAGVLSHELAHFYNRHVFNSVKKFYALKDEPSGKAFLENSKFSQEQELDADQTGLFLLDKAGYGGDFMLITLQTLNEVEQSYKEALAASKADKTRPELIGSHYFSSHPSPNERLSRLKTDKQELYSFLAKMEKTFDDIQLGRNLDDARSNLEDGLKKFPENTYLSKALAVCMHKIWMATASNEELKLKPVLDMPSFRDNMVFPPDKSKRAVMRIIPGNEAAYNRALKAYREVIVKTDDPYFLSNYAVLLSYSADEKDLDVAVSIANKAFQAEGTVSLANNLGVVLFWTDKKEEAKELFNRLALSIDQKIRTLASQSGNNPQIAQYLRTIGQSTAQKQQVDPDYIYENFTPILNIALVESYSAVDPKSKGLANYYLTNYDSTSGWAKVLAKIHSIELTAPTPANEVNAFKVGGVGPGDKLEDLLKNWGKPTRIKTDKKSGLEYFEYDNKETAFILDMGTVVQVNVVGDASPGLGQGITVGASKPAAEKLLGSKFRKQGEYHDYYEKGKAFVKYNKRGKIDLLVVQ; this is encoded by the coding sequence ATGATCAATCTTTCTTACTCGGTTCGTCCTTATGTCCTGAAACTTTTGGCTGTTTTAGGTTTAGTTTCACTTTCGGGCTCTCCGATTTTTTCTCAGAACAAACCGGGAGAATTCGACGCGGAATTGTATGCACAGTTAGTAAGACAAAGTAACGTGCAGTTTACAAATCTGATCAAGTCAAAGACTGTGCTTACGGATCATAAAGGATGGAAGAAGCCTATTGACAAAGCGTTCGGCAAACTTTCCAAAAATTCCGGCAACCCTCCTTTTCCTTTAGTTTACAAAATCGTAAAGGAAGGAAGTTTCAATGCATTTGCCATGGCGGGCGGGCAATTTTGTATTCATTCAGGTGCATTAGATTCACTCGATGAGATCATCAAACAAAAAGAAGCGGATGCAGCTCAAAAGTTGGACTTCCATCGAGAAAGATATATAGCAGGAGTATTGTCCCACGAGTTAGCTCACTTCTATAACAGACATGTTTTTAACAGTGTAAAAAAGTTTTATGCACTCAAGGATGAACCGTCCGGAAAAGCATTCTTAGAAAATAGCAAATTTTCACAAGAGCAAGAGTTGGATGCGGACCAAACGGGCTTGTTTCTACTGGATAAGGCAGGTTACGGCGGAGACTTTATGCTGATCACTCTGCAAACTTTGAACGAAGTGGAACAATCTTATAAAGAAGCATTAGCAGCTTCTAAAGCGGATAAAACCAGACCTGAATTGATCGGCTCTCATTATTTCTCCAGCCACCCTTCTCCGAATGAGAGATTGTCCAGACTCAAAACGGATAAACAAGAACTGTACAGCTTCTTGGCTAAGATGGAAAAAACTTTCGATGATATTCAACTGGGAAGAAATTTAGACGATGCCAGATCGAATTTAGAAGACGGACTTAAAAAGTTTCCGGAAAATACTTATTTAAGTAAAGCACTCGCAGTTTGTATGCATAAGATCTGGATGGCAACCGCTTCCAATGAAGAATTAAAATTAAAACCGGTTTTGGACATGCCGTCTTTCAGAGATAATATGGTGTTTCCTCCGGATAAGAGTAAACGTGCAGTTATGAGGATCATTCCGGGAAACGAGGCCGCTTATAATCGTGCCCTCAAAGCATACAGAGAAGTGATCGTAAAAACGGACGATCCGTACTTCCTCTCCAACTATGCAGTATTACTTTCGTATTCTGCCGACGAAAAAGATCTAGACGTAGCTGTTAGCATTGCCAACAAAGCATTCCAAGCCGAAGGAACCGTTTCCTTAGCAAATAACTTGGGTGTCGTTCTATTCTGGACGGACAAAAAGGAAGAAGCTAAAGAACTTTTTAATCGTCTCGCCTTGTCCATCGATCAAAAGATCAGAACTCTTGCTTCTCAGAGCGGAAACAATCCTCAGATCGCTCAGTATTTAAGAACGATCGGGCAATCCACCGCTCAGAAACAACAAGTAGATCCGGATTATATCTATGAGAACTTTACTCCAATCTTGAATATCGCATTGGTAGAATCTTATTCGGCTGTGGATCCCAAATCCAAAGGACTTGCAAATTATTATCTTACCAATTACGATTCCACTTCCGGTTGGGCAAAAGTATTAGCAAAGATCCATTCCATCGAACTGACCGCTCCTACTCCTGCAAACGAAGTGAATGCGTTTAAAGTGGGTGGCGTCGGCCCTGGAGACAAGTTAGAAGATCTTCTAAAAAACTGGGGAAAACCTACACGTATCAAAACGGATAAAAAAAGCGGTTTGGAATATTTCGAATACGATAACAAAGAGACCGCTTTTATTTTAGATATGGGAACGGTAGTGCAAGTGAATGTAGTCGGAGATGCTAGCCCCGGTTTAGGACAAGGAATCACGGTAGGCGCTTCTAAACCTGCTGCGGAAAAACTTTTGGGTTCTAAATTCAGAAAACAAGGCGAATATCACGACTACTACGAAAAAGGAAAAGCTTTCGTGAAGTATAATAAACGGGGAAAGATTGACCTTTTAGTGGTTCAGTGA
- a CDS encoding metal-dependent hydrolase, which produces MATIFSHPAVPISLFFFFGKKRIPVLLAIFGIFFSVLPDFDVVAFKFGIPYESDWGHRGFTHSILFALVMSCIVAFFKIKLKVSWLTLFSFLFVSTVSHGVLDAMTTGGLGVGFLIPWSSERTFFEFRPIRVSPIGPRNFFTARGWVVIQSELLYIWVPAILVSIVGIGIRWFIRKTE; this is translated from the coding sequence ATGGCTACAATCTTTTCCCACCCAGCGGTTCCAATTTCCCTTTTCTTCTTTTTCGGAAAAAAAAGAATCCCGGTCTTACTTGCGATTTTTGGAATATTTTTCTCTGTTCTTCCAGATTTTGACGTAGTCGCTTTTAAATTCGGGATCCCGTATGAAAGCGATTGGGGCCACAGAGGATTTACTCATTCTATTTTATTCGCGCTGGTAATGTCCTGCATTGTGGCATTCTTCAAGATCAAACTGAAAGTAAGCTGGCTTACTCTCTTTTCATTTCTTTTTGTATCTACGGTCTCTCATGGAGTGTTGGATGCAATGACCACAGGCGGTTTAGGAGTCGGATTTTTGATACCTTGGAGTTCTGAAAGAACTTTCTTCGAGTTCAGGCCGATAAGAGTTTCTCCAATCGGCCCTAGGAATTTTTTTACTGCAAGAGGATGGGTTGTGATCCAATCGGAACTTTTGTATATTTGGGTCCCGGCAATTTTGGTTTCAATTGTGGGAATTGGAATAAGGTGGTTTATTAGAAAAACTGAATAA